The following is a genomic window from Niabella soli DSM 19437.
ACCCTGGTATGGCATGAGTATTATAATCATGAATCTTCTCTAAACGAAGCATGGGCGGCAGCCGGCGGCAGTAGCGAACGTGAGTTTGAAAAAACCTTTAACTGGCAGATCGATAATGTGCTGCGATGGAAAAAACGTTATGGCATCCATAATTTCGAAGTCACCCTGCTGCAAAACGCAGAAAAAGGACAATACTGGGAGACCGATGCCACGGGAACTGCTTATAGCCCCAGTGATATCCTGGGCTACCATCGTTTACAAGCAGCAACTGTTCCGCATGCTTCCAGTAATGATACGTACAAAACCGGGGACGCCCTGATGGGTCGTCTCTTCTACTCTTTAAAAGACCGGTATATGTTGACCGCTTCTATAAGAAGAGATGGCTATTCTGCCTTTGGCGCCCGGAACCCCCGGGCAACCTTCCCGGCCCTGGCCTTTGCCTGGGATCTGTCGGAAGAAAAATTTATGAAAAATACATCCTCATGGCTGGACTATGCCAAACTGCGGCTTTCCTGGGGAAAGAACGGGAACCGGGATATTTCCGATCAGTATTCGGCCCTGGCGAATATGACCTCTGCGCTGCATCCTTATATCAATCAAAGTGGCGTGGTATACCTTGCATCGCAGTTGTATGTAAGCCGTATGGCCAACCTGGATCTGAAATGGGAAGCCAAAGAATCCTATAACGTCGGGATTGATTTCTCAGTGCTCCATCACAGGCTGAGTGGTTCTATTGACGCGTATACAGCCACTACCAAAAACCTGCTGGTAGACCGCTCCTTATCTTCGGTTGTGGCCTTTGCAAGTGTGGCAGCCAACCTGGGCCAGATGAATAATAAAGGGTTTGAAGCAAGCCTGAACGGGATCATTATTCAGAAAAAAGACTTTGACTGGAGCAGCGGTTTTATTTTTATGTTCAACCGCAGAAGGGTTCTCCATCTATACGGCAACACGATGACTATAAGAGATGCCAGTGGGAATGTGATCGGGCAAAGGGAGGCAGACGATCTTACCAAAGGCTGGTTCATTGGCCAGGACCCGGACCGTTACTGGAACTATGAGCGCGTTGGCGTATGGCAGGTAAGCGAAGCGGGAGCAGCTGCCCGGTACGGCAATCAGCCCGGCGACTTTAAATATAAAGATCAGAACGGAGACAGCGTACTGACCAATGCGGATAAGATCTTTCAGGGATATAAAACCCCAAGGTACCGCTGGAGCTGGAGAAACGACATCAACTACAAACGGTTAACTCTGTCGCTTTTTGTTTATGCCAACTGGGGTGAATACGGCACTTTTAACAGGGCGGCTAACAGTAATAGTTTCCCGGACCGGACCACCGACTATATGCAGCCGAGATGGACGGTTGATAATCCTATTAATGATTATGCGCGCATTGGTTCCAAAAACCTCGGTGATAATTATATAAACCAGTCCTTTATCCGGCTTGATAATGTTGCGCTCTCGTATGCTGTTCCCCAGTCCTGGTTAACGGCCATCAAAGCACAGAGTCTGCGCATTTCGGCTTCCGTTCGTAATGCCCTGTATTGGTCGCCCTACTGGAAATTTGGGGACACCGAATCCGGCGGAGCCCCTACCCCCCGCACCTATAATTTAAGCTTTAATCTGACACTCTAATATTTAGTACTATGAATCGATCTATTATATATAAAAGATTATTGCCCGTTTCACTGATGGCAATTTCGCTGGTAGCCTGTAATAAAGAATGGCTGCAACCCAAACCGCTTTCTCTGTACGAGCCAGGCGTTACCCTTAAAGACCCTGGCGCTTTTTATTCAACGCTTACCGCCTGTGAGCGGAATATGCGGCATGAATATTTTGGCGATGCGGCGCCTATACTTACCGAAATTATGCAGTCTGAAGTGGCTGTTGAAGGCACCACCGATAAGGCCGGCCCGCAAATGGATATGGACGTGTCATTATTGCCCGATGCAGACCTCAACAATACCAATACTACAAAAGTAGGCTGGTATTTTAACGAAGGCTATAATGGTATCAAATATGCCAATACCGTGATCGACAATATCGACAATGCAAAGTTCAAAAGCGAGGCCGAAAAAAATGCCATCCTGGGCGCCGCTTATTTTCAAAGAGCATACCGCTATTTTAAATTAGTACACCAGTTTGGGGACGTACCCTTTGTGGAACACGTATTAGACCATCCCAAGGATGATTTCTATTCCAATGACCGCTGGAGCATTCTGGCACGTCTTAAAAAAGACCTGGAATTTGCCTACCAGTGGGTGCCGGATAATGTTGACCGCGGCCGCACTTCAAAAGGCGCCTGCGGCGTGTTATTGATGAAAGTATGCATGGCCCTGACTGATTTTGACCGCGCCATTGCCGTGGGTAAGGAAATTGTAGTCGCCCACCCGTTAATGAGAAACCGGTTCACCTCCAATCAAAGCAAGCCCCATACGAATTTAATGTTTGACCTGCACAGCGTGGAAGCCAAACTGGATATGACCAATACGGAAGGCCTCATGTATGTAGTGGCGTATCCCAATGCAGAACCAACAGACGGATCACCCAATGACCGCATCCAGATCATGCGCAATGCCGTACCCTACTGGAATGCAGGGGGTATTAAAACCCCGGACGGTTTAACCGGCACCATTTCTCCTTCGCCAGCCGGTACACCGGACAGCCTGGACCTGAACAAAACCTACGGGCGTGGTATCGGACGCCTGCGTCCCACCTGGTACTCCACCAATGAAATATGGAGAGCCGATAAGGAAGGAAATGACCTCCGTGGGCCTTATAACCACGATAGCTGGCGGCGGATGGAGGATCTCTTGTACAATAATCCCAGTTTAAAAGGCAAAAGTCCCTGGTATGCCAAGCACTTTGTAAAGCCCGCCGCCATGAGCGTGGAAGATACCATCCGCCTCTGGTACCCCTGGCCGCATTATAAAACATTTGTTCCCGATCCATTACAAACCTCCTGGGCCGGTGGGCAAACCCCCTGGTATATCTACCGTTCAGCAGAAGTATACCTGATGCTGGCTGAATGCTATTACTGGAAGAATGACCTGGGGTCGGCCGCTACTGCTATGAATGAAGTACGTACCCGGGCAGGCGCCACCCCGCTCACAGCGGCCGATATAAACATCGGAGAAATACTGGACGAAAGAGCGCGTGAGTTGTATTATGAAGAAAACCGGCATATTGAGCTGGTACGTATCGCCTATACCTACGCTAAAACCGGTAAGCCCTGCGAGATCTTTGGCGGACGCGTATATAAACTGGATAATATAAGCGGCCCCGGAGGTACCGGCGCCAATGTAAAACAGATGGGTATCAATTTCTGGTACGACCGGGTAGTAAGCCGGAGCAATTTTTATAATCACGGCGTAAAACATAAATGGGCCGAGTACAAAGTAAGCGTACATCATATTTTGTGGCCCATACCTACAGCAGCTATCACCTTAAATGTAAACGGCGTCATCAATCAGAATATCGGTTACCCCGGTGCAGAGCTTAATGTAAAAGCTGTTCCGGTACCATAATTAATAAATTACACGATTATCGTTTAATAAGGATTCATTTCAATTATAAAGGGCTGCTCCAACAGGAGTGGCCCTTTTTTATAGCACTCAAACGTTATAGTAAAAATCGGGCCGTCCTCTCAACTAAATTGCTTATTTTAGACAGACTGTAACGCTCCGTCACAGAACCAAAGACATTTCAGTGCTTCTTTGGGCCTAACGATTAACTTGTAAATTCAGGAATATGTCCAGATTAAAAAGCCGAAGATCCTTTTTAAAGAACTCCGCTAAACTAACCGCCGGCGCCTTTTTGCTCCCGCAAGCCCCCATGATCGTTCCATCGTCTTTCTTCACCAAGGACGCCCCCAGCAATAAGGTTAACGTCGGGCAGATCGGCTGTGGCCGTATCGCCATGACGCATGACCAGGTAGAAACCTTTAAGCATGAGGCGGTACGTATTGTAGCTATGGCTGATCCTGACCGGTATAGACTGGAAGCGGGAAAAAAACGGATCGAAGGCTGGTACGAAAAGAAAACCGGGAAGGCCAATTACATTGATATAAAAATGTACGACAACTACCAGGAGTTATTGTTAAATAAAGATATCGATGCCGTTATCATCAGCACACCGGATCACTGGCACGCGCAACCCGCCATGGAAGCGGCTTTGGCGGGCAAGCACATCTACCTGCAAAAGCCTACTTCGCTTACGATTGAAGAAGGCCGCTCCATGAGCAACGTGGTGCGCCAGTCGGGCGTAACCTTTCAATTGGGTAGTCAGCAGCGTTCCGTTAGTCCCTGGCCCCAATTTAAAAAAGCCTGCGAACTGGTGCGCAATGGCCGCATCGGCAAATTACACTCCGTGCAGGTGGGCCTGCCGGCCGATCCACCGGGGGGCAACACCACGGAAATGCCCATCCCCGAAGGGTTTAACTATGACCTGTGGCTGGGGTCCACTCCTTATATTTATTATACGCAAGACCGGGTGCATAATCAAAAAGATATTGAATCCCGCGGGGGCTGGCTGCGCATGGAACAATTCGGCGCGGGCATGATCACCGGCTGGGGCGTGCATCATATCGATATTGCGCATTGGGGCATGGATACGGAACTGACCGGTCCCATAGAGATTGAAGGCACGGCGCAATTCCCCAAAACAGGTTTATGGAATGTACATGGCGATTATGAAGTGACCGCCAAGTATGCCAACGGTGTAACCATGCAC
Proteins encoded in this region:
- a CDS encoding SusC/RagA family TonB-linked outer membrane protein — protein: MYHCRNWIIVFLTIIGLCSTALGQNGNWTVTGIVTNQAGTALPGVTVQVKGSTIGTSTNQDGAFTIHVPHSKQTKATLLFTATGHQSQEKDISGNANIKISLTAETLGMDEVVVIGYGTAKRKDVTGAVASVQATKLEKEAPRSVQDLLRGNAAGLIIGQGNSAKADASLLVRGSGTLKASSSPLNVVDGVIFDGSFADLNPNDIQSIDILKDASATAVYGARAANGVVLITTKKGIAGKPRITFNSNVGFVENANMPRIMNAPEFLQWRYDYEVGRKTTAYLEKYPEMFVDPRKLANVKPLDWYNYDQKTPVTSVTDEQLLRSWLGRLELKSPEIDNYLNNRVTNWEDLVFQRGFQQDYTAAISNRNENSSYYFSLNHVDRKGIITGDRFKDFRTRLNLESKVASFLKVGANTNFSVRNEGFLKADWEQMTRISPYGSNNIGDTSSVYQRLPTGDATPVNPFYDNMYRDRKDITTSINSSLYGIITLPYGFEFQTNYTPTLVWHEYYNHESSLNEAWAAAGGSSEREFEKTFNWQIDNVLRWKKRYGIHNFEVTLLQNAEKGQYWETDATGTAYSPSDILGYHRLQAATVPHASSNDTYKTGDALMGRLFYSLKDRYMLTASIRRDGYSAFGARNPRATFPALAFAWDLSEEKFMKNTSSWLDYAKLRLSWGKNGNRDISDQYSALANMTSALHPYINQSGVVYLASQLYVSRMANLDLKWEAKESYNVGIDFSVLHHRLSGSIDAYTATTKNLLVDRSLSSVVAFASVAANLGQMNNKGFEASLNGIIIQKKDFDWSSGFIFMFNRRRVLHLYGNTMTIRDASGNVIGQREADDLTKGWFIGQDPDRYWNYERVGVWQVSEAGAAARYGNQPGDFKYKDQNGDSVLTNADKIFQGYKTPRYRWSWRNDINYKRLTLSLFVYANWGEYGTFNRAANSNSFPDRTTDYMQPRWTVDNPINDYARIGSKNLGDNYINQSFIRLDNVALSYAVPQSWLTAIKAQSLRISASVRNALYWSPYWKFGDTESGGAPTPRTYNLSFNLTL
- a CDS encoding RagB/SusD family nutrient uptake outer membrane protein, with amino-acid sequence MNRSIIYKRLLPVSLMAISLVACNKEWLQPKPLSLYEPGVTLKDPGAFYSTLTACERNMRHEYFGDAAPILTEIMQSEVAVEGTTDKAGPQMDMDVSLLPDADLNNTNTTKVGWYFNEGYNGIKYANTVIDNIDNAKFKSEAEKNAILGAAYFQRAYRYFKLVHQFGDVPFVEHVLDHPKDDFYSNDRWSILARLKKDLEFAYQWVPDNVDRGRTSKGACGVLLMKVCMALTDFDRAIAVGKEIVVAHPLMRNRFTSNQSKPHTNLMFDLHSVEAKLDMTNTEGLMYVVAYPNAEPTDGSPNDRIQIMRNAVPYWNAGGIKTPDGLTGTISPSPAGTPDSLDLNKTYGRGIGRLRPTWYSTNEIWRADKEGNDLRGPYNHDSWRRMEDLLYNNPSLKGKSPWYAKHFVKPAAMSVEDTIRLWYPWPHYKTFVPDPLQTSWAGGQTPWYIYRSAEVYLMLAECYYWKNDLGSAATAMNEVRTRAGATPLTAADINIGEILDERARELYYEENRHIELVRIAYTYAKTGKPCEIFGGRVYKLDNISGPGGTGANVKQMGINFWYDRVVSRSNFYNHGVKHKWAEYKVSVHHILWPIPTAAITLNVNGVINQNIGYPGAELNVKAVPVP
- a CDS encoding Gfo/Idh/MocA family protein, translating into MSRLKSRRSFLKNSAKLTAGAFLLPQAPMIVPSSFFTKDAPSNKVNVGQIGCGRIAMTHDQVETFKHEAVRIVAMADPDRYRLEAGKKRIEGWYEKKTGKANYIDIKMYDNYQELLLNKDIDAVIISTPDHWHAQPAMEAALAGKHIYLQKPTSLTIEEGRSMSNVVRQSGVTFQLGSQQRSVSPWPQFKKACELVRNGRIGKLHSVQVGLPADPPGGNTTEMPIPEGFNYDLWLGSTPYIYYTQDRVHNQKDIESRGGWLRMEQFGAGMITGWGVHHIDIAHWGMDTELTGPIEIEGTAQFPKTGLWNVHGDYEVTAKYANGVTMHINSKNPNGVKFEGSEGWIFVSRGNVGVTASDPGSGGQNKAFNASNPNILTSVIKPNEIHLYESREQHLSWIDCILNKKPTISPAEVAHRSCSACLIAHAAMKMGTKLYWDPEKEVFKNNIEANKLLSRPQRYPYGTNYVLNKLKK